A portion of the Tachysurus vachellii isolate PV-2020 chromosome 14, HZAU_Pvac_v1, whole genome shotgun sequence genome contains these proteins:
- the LOC132857390 gene encoding protocadherin alpha-2-like — protein sequence MMDKGKQWRIWHCCWIALPISLLLCYGKQVCAQIRYSIPEEVKVETIIGNIAKDLHLDVNTLVHRGFRIVSGPKDGLFQVNQNNGVLNVHKKIDREEVCDSTNPCVFNLKIAVDSPLEIHYVVVEITDINDNAPRFPDKQQRVEIAESTIPGARFQLQSARDPDIGVYSVRSYKLSKNEHFDLEIKDREDEKVPFLVLQKALDRERRAEHELTLTAVDGGNPSSSGILNVTVTVLDINDNRPVFSQEVYTVHLQENVPIGTIVLQVNATDLDEGSNGEILYYLGSNLNRNIYDVFYLDSVSGEIRVKGEIDFESTDVHRLDVLASDKGTPPMTVNCRVTVKILDVNDNTPEIEVTSLSNIVPEDSKPGTVISLISVLDKDSGLNGKVICSLPPNIPFELKPSVQENMYSLIINSYLDREEISHYDITLTATDLGQPNLTEQKSLYVQISDVNDNRPEFPRNPIELYLMENNTPGASIFSVTASDKDINENAAVSYSILRRDGTNNNMQSFLNINSETGAIHALMSFDYEVAKTFQFHVLAIDSGTPSLSSNVTVNVFILDQNDNVPVILYPVSVNGSAEGAEEIPRNVNAGHLVTKVRAYDADIGYNGWLLFSLQEVSDHSLFGLDRYTGQIRTLRSFTGTDEAEHKLVVMVKDNGNVSLSATATIIIKLIEPKEAIAASDVKNAVSDVEENNVTFYLIITLGSVSFLFIISIIVLIVMQCSKSTNYSSKYLQDTNYDGTLCHSIQYRSGDKRYMLVGPRMSIGSTLVPGSYGNTLVVPDRRRRTSDEVRFKPIRFNSILSLKYTRHMSSNATNV from the coding sequence ATGATGGATAAAGGCAAACAATGGCGTATATGGCACTGCTGTTGGATTGCGCTACCCATTTCTTTGCTGCTGTGCTACGGGAAACAGGTTTGTGCTCAGATAAGGTACTCTATTCCAGAGGAGGTGAAAGTGGAAACCATTATAGGAAACATTGCAAAGGATTTGCATCTGGATGTAAATACATTGGTACACAGAGGATTTCGTATCGTTTCTGGACCTAAGGACGGTCTTTTCCAAGTAAACCAGAACAATGGCGTCTTGAACGTACATAAAAAAATCGACAGAGAGGAGGTATGTGACAGCACCAATCCCTGTGTATTTAACCTTAAAATCGCAGTTGACAGCCCACTAGAAATTCATTATGTGGTAGTAGAAATTACTGATATAAATGACAACGCACCTAGATTTCCAGATAAGCAGCAAAGAGTAGAGATCGCCGAGAGCACAATACCGGGGGCGCGTTTTCAACTACAAAGTGCGCGCGATCCAGACATCGGCGTATATTCTGTGCGCTCTTACAAATTAAGCAAAAACGAACATTTCGACTTGGAAATAAAGGATAGGGAAGACGAAAAGGTACCCTTCCTGGTATTACAGAAGGCATTAGATAGGGAGCGTAGAGCTGAACACGAACTGACTCTGACAGCGGTGGATGGAGGAAATCCATCAAGCTCTGGAATATTaaatgtcactgtcactgttctCGATATCAACGACAATCGTCCAGTCTTCAGTCAAGAGGTTTACACGGTTCATTtacaggaaaatgttccaatagGTACTATAGTGTTGCAAGTAAACGCAACAGATCTAGATGAAGGTTCAAACGGAGAGATCTTATACTATCTTGGTAGCAACTTAAATCGTAACATATATGACGTCTTTTATTTGGATTCAGTTTCAGGTGAAATACGCGTAAAAGGGGAAATAGACTTTGAAAGCACTGATGTGCACAGATTAGATGTTTTGGCTTCTGATAAAGGCACACCTCCGATGACTGTCAATTGCAGGGTAACTGTAAAAATTTTAGATGTGAATGACAACACTCCTGAAATAGAAGTTACATCACTTTCGAATATAGTGCCTGAAGATTCCAAACCGGGAACGGTTATttctttaatcagtgttttagaCAAAGACTCTGGTCTGAATGGGAAAGTTATATGTTCTTTGCCACCAAACATACCTTTTGAACTAAAACCGTCTGTGCAGGAAAACATGTACTCTTTAATCATAAACTCGTATCTGGACAGAGAGGAGATTTCTCATTACGACATTACTTTAACAGCCACAGACCTTGGTCAACCTAATCTAACTGAACAAAAAAGTTTGTATGTCCAAATATCCGATGTCAATGATAATAGACCAGAGTTTCCTCGAAATCCCATAGAATTGTATCTAATGGAAAATAACACCCCAGGTGCTTCTATATTTTCTGTCACCGCATCAGACAAAGACATAAATGAAAATGCAGCTGTCTCGTATAGCATTCTTAGAAGAGATGGTACAAACAACAACATGCAATCATTTCTAAATATCAACTCTGAAACCGGAGCGATTCACGCACTAATGAGTTTTGATTATGAAGTAGCTAAAACTTTCCAGTTTCACGTGCTCGCTATAGATTCTGGAACTCCGTCACTAAGCAGCAACGTTACAGTGAATGTGTTCATTCTGGATCAGAACGACAACGTTCCAGTGATCCTGTATCCAGTCAGCGTTAACGGTTCTGCTGAAGGTGCCGAGGAGATTCCCCGCAATGTCAACGCAGGACATTTGGTGACTAAAGTGAGAGCCTATGACGCGGATATTGGATACAACGGCTGGTTATTATTTTCGTTGCAGGAAGTGAGTGACCACAGTCTTTTTGGTTTAGATCGCTATACAGGACAGATAAGGACCCTTCGCTCATTCACAGGAACAGACGAGGCTGAACATAAACTGGTTGTAATGGTCAAAGACAACGGTAACGTGTCGCTTTCAGCAACAGCGACTATAATCATCAAACTTATTGAACCCAAAGAGGCTATTGCTGCGTCCGATGTTAAAAACGCAGTAAGCGACGTGGAAGAAAATAACgtcacattttatttgatcattACCTTGGGATCagtttcatttctatttattatcagtattattgTGCTGATTGTAATGCAGTGCTCCAAATCTACAAACTATTCATCCAAATATTTACAAGATACAAATTATGATGGGACACTGTGTCACAGCATCCAGTACAGATCTGGAGATAAACGCTACATGTTGGTCGGACCCAGAATGAGTATCGGATCTACTTTAGTTCCAGGAAGTTATGGAAATACCTTAGTTGTTCCAGATCGCAGGAGGAGAACTTCAGACGAGGTGAGATTCAAGccaattcgattcaattcaattttatcttTGAAATACACACGGCACATGTCTTCAAATGCCACAAATGTCTAA
- the LOC132857037 gene encoding protocadherin alpha-3-like: MDKGEQRRKWEYCWIAICVTLLFFFGTQVSAQIKFHIPEEVKEGSVVGNIAKDLSLDVSTLVDRRFRIVSGTNGAFFQVNQNNGVLSVLNKIDREEVCDGVASCILNLKTALDNPLEIHYVAVEIADVNDHSPWFPEKEQQFEIAENTLTGARFELQSARDPDIGTNSIRTYALSKNNYFGLEMRDNTEEEKTPFLVLHKALDREQNGKHNLILTAVDGGTPPRSGTLNITVTVLDINDNRPICSKDVYYVTLRENTPVGTSVVRVNATDLDDGFNGDIMYSFSKTIRRKVHDTFTLDGITGEIKIKEPIDFEENEVYRLNIQASDKGQPPMTTDCRVIIKITDENDNFPDIELTSLSNVIPEDSQPGTVVSLISVTDKDMGVNGKVICTVSNDVPFELKPSVQENMYSLATKQLLDREIVSQYDIIIKATDLGQPSKSTIKTLTVQVSDFNDNFPEFTQNPLELYLLENNVPGAAIFSVTASDSDINENAAISYQILRNTDQLGSIISQSRTIKNDLATFLNVNPETGIISALKSFDFETIKTFQFHVLATDSGTPSLSSNVTVNVFILDQNDNVPVILYPVSANGSAEGVEEIPRNVNAGHLVTKVRAYDADIGYNGWLLFSLQEVSDHSLFGLDRYTGQIRTLRSFTETDDAEHKLIILVKDNGNVSLSATATVIIKLVEPKEAIAVSDVKNTVTDLEENSVTFYLIITLCSVSFLFIISIIVLIVMQCSKSTDYSSKYLQDTKYDGTLCHSIQYRSGDKSYMLVGPRMSIGSDIHPASNRNTLLVPDRRSRPSNAVRL; encoded by the coding sequence ATGGATAAAGGCGAACAAAGGCGCAAATGGGAGTACTGCTGGATTGCTATATGTGTCACTTTGCTGTTCTTTTTCGGTACGCAAGTTTCTGCTCAGATAAAATTCCATATTCCAGAGGAAGTAAAAGAGGGCTCGGTTGTGGGAAATATTGCGAAGGATTTGAGTCTTGATGTCAGTACTTTAGTGGACAGACGGTTCCGCATTGTTTCTGGAACAAACGGGGCTTTTTTTCAGGTAAATCAGAACAACGGTGTCCTTTCTGTCCTTAACAAAATCGACAGAGAGGAGGTATGTGACGGTGTTGCTTCATGCATCCTAAATTTAAAAACCGCCTTGGACAATCCTCTAGAGATTCATTATGTTGCTGTAGAAATCGCCGATGTTAATGATCATAGCCCATGGTTTCCTGAGAAAGAACAGCAGTTTGAAATCGCTGAAAACACTTTAACTGGAGCACGCTTCGAGCTCCAGAGCGCCCGTGATCCAGACATCGGCACTAATTCTATTCGCACATACGCGCTATCAAAAAATAACTATTTTGGCTTGGAAATGAGAGATAATACAGAAGAGGAGAAAACTCCCTTTCTAGTTTTACACAAGGCTTTAGACAGAGAGCAAAACGGaaaacataatttaattttGACCGCAGTGGATGGAGGAACTCCTCCAAGATCAGGTACATTAAACATTACTGTTACAGTCCTCGATATCAATGACAACCGTCCAATATGCAGTAAAGATGTTTATTATGTTACactgagagaaaacacaccCGTAGGCACATCGGTAGTGCGTGTTAATGCGACTGATTTAGATGACGGCTTTAATGGCGATATAATGTACAGCTTTAGTAAAACTATTCGACGAAAAGTGCATGACACATTTACCCTAGATGGTATTACCggtgaaataaaaattaaagaacCTATTGACTTTGAAGAGAATGAGGTATATAGATTAAACATACAGGCCTCCGATAAAGGGCAGCCGCCAATGACAACTGATTGTAGAGTGATTATAAAGATTACTGACGAAaatgacaattttccagatataGAGCTGACATCACTTTCTAACGTGATACCCGAAGATTCACAACCTGGCACCGTTGTTTCTTTAATTAGCGTCACTGATAAAGACATGGGAGTTAATGGTAAAGTTATATGTACTGTCTCCAATGATGTACCCTTTGAGCTAAAACCTTCCGTTCAGGAAAACATGTACTCATTAGCTACTAAACAACTTTTAGACCGAGAGATTGTTTCACAATACGACATCATAATAAAAGCCACTGATTTAGGTCAGCCTTCAAAGTCCACAATCAAAACGTTGACTGTTCAAGTTTCAGATTTTAATGATAATTTTCCGGAATTTACCCAAAATCCTTTGGAACTGTATTTGTTGGAAAATAACGTCCCCGGTGCTGCAATATTCTCCGTCACTGCGTCTGACAGTGATATAAATGAAAATGCGGCTATATCTTACCAAATCCTTAGAAACACAGATCAATTAGGATCGATTATTTCACAGAGTCGTACAATAAAGAATGATTTGGCAACATTCTTAAATGTGAATCCCGAAACAGGCATTATTAGCGCATTAAAGAGTTTTGATTTTGAAACAATAAAAACGTTTCAGTTCCACGTACTTGCTACAGATTCTGGTACTCCATCACTAAGCAGCAACGTCACAGTGAATGTGTTCATTCTGGATCAGAACGACAACGTTCCTGTGATATTATATCCAGTCAGCGCTAACGGTTCTGCTGAAGGTGTGGAGGAGATTCCCCGCAATGTCAACGCAGGACATTTAGTGACTAAAGTGAGAGCATATGACGCGGATATTGGATACAACGGCTGGTTATTATTTTCACTGCAGGAAGTGAGTGACCACAGTCTTTTTGGTTTGGACCGTTATACAGGACAGATAAGGACCCTTCGCTCATTCACTGAAACAGATGATGCTGAACATAAACTGATCATACTGGTCAAAGATAATGGAAACGTTTCACTTTCAGCCACAGCAACAGTGATTATTAAACTTGTTGAGCCCAAAGAAGCTATTGCTGTTTCCGATGTTAAAAACACAGTAACGGACTTGGAAGAAAATAGCGTGACCTTTTATTTGATCATTACCTTGTGCTcggtttcatttctttttatcatcAGTATAATCGTGCTAATTGTAATGCAGTGCTCCAAATCTACAGACTATTCCTCCAAATATTTACAAGACACAAAATACGACGGGACACTGTGTCACAGCATCCAGTACAGATCTGGAGATAAGAGCTACATGTTAGTTGGACCCAGAATGAGTATCGGTTCTGATATACATCCGGCCAGTAATCGGAATACTCTATTGGTACCAGATCGCAGGAGTAGGCCTTCTAATGCGGTAAGGCTATAA